The Treponema succinifaciens DSM 2489 region AACCGAGCAAGCCGCAAAAAGCCTAAAAGACACTTTGAGTGAATTTAAAATCGATGCGGAAGTTACAGGAATAAGAAAAGGTCCGGTTGTAACAATGTTTGAGCTTCTTCCTGCTCCAGGAGTAAAATTAAGCAGAATCGTAGCGCTTTCAGACAATATCGCATTGCGTCTTGCGGCAAGTTCAGTCCGCATTGTAGCTCCAATTCCGGGGAAACGCGCAGTCGGAATTGAAGTTCCAAACAGAAACCGCGCGATTGTTTCGTTCAGGGAATGCATTGAGCAGCAAAGAAATGAATGGAAAAAAATGGCAGTTCCTGTTGTGCTCGGAAAAGACATTCAGGGCGAAACCCAAATAATGGATCTTGTGAAAACTCCGCATCTTTTGATTGCCGGTTCAACTGGAGCCGGAAAATCAGTCTGCGTAAACAGCATGATTCTAAGCATTTTGTACAAACGGAATCCACATGAAGTAAAGATGATTCTCATTGACCCCAAAATAGTCGAGTTGAAACTTTACAATGGAATTCCGCACCTTTTGACTCCAGTCATAACAGAACCAAAAAAAGCAATGCAGGCTCTTCAGTATTGCCTTTGCGAAATGGAACGCCGTTATGCGGTTTTAGACAGCATGGGATGCCGCGACATAGCAAACTACAACCGGAAAATAGTTGAGCAACACATAGCAACGGAAAAACTTCCGTACTTGATTGTAATAATCGATGAATTTGCGGACTTGATGGCAACAACTGGAAAAGCTCTTGAAGGCGTTGTAGCTCGTCTTGCAGCAATGAGCCGCGCGGTTGGAATTCACCTTGTTCTTGCAACACAGCGTCCATCTGTTGATGTAATCACAGGTCTTATAAAGGCAAATATTCCAAGCCGAATCGCATTTATGGTTGCCGCAAAAATGGACAGCCGAATAATAATCGACCAAGTTGGAGCTGAAAAACTTCTTGGAAAAGGCGATATGCTTTATGCCAGCGCAACAGATCCTTTCCCTGTGAGAATTCAAGGAGCTTTTGTAAGCGACCAGGAAGTTGAAAATGTTGTTGAAGCTGTAAAAGAATGGGGCGAGCCGGAATACATTGACGATGAAATTTTTGTTGACGATGAAGATGATGAAAATGCCGATCAGCTTTCTCTTTTTGGGGAAGGCGCAGAAGATCCTCTTTATGAAAAAGCACTGGACATTGTAATTCAGGCTGGAAAAGCAAGCGCAAGCTATATTCAGCGCAGACTGAGCATTGGTTATAACCGAGCCGCACGTCTTGTAGAAGAAATGGAAGAGCGCGGAATTGTAGGACCTGCAAATGGTTCTAAACCACGCGAAATTATTCACGTACCGTAATCATAAAAAGAGGAATAAAATGAAGAAAGTTATAACATTTATTGCATTAACAGTTCTTTCCGCCTGCGCATTTTCTCAGAATAAAATCAAATTCAACGAAACCTGGAGCTACGTTCTCACAGGATATGAAAACGAGTTTTCTGCGGATTTGCCAATAACGGATCTTTGCTATTTTAGCGCGGAAATAAATGAGTACGGCGAAATTCCTTCAATTCCAAATCGTGAAACTGTTCCACCTGAATTCAACGGGAGAGTTCATATTGTTGCAATTTGCGAAAGCCGCTCTCTAAGCCATTTTGTAATCGACCCGAAATACAAAGTTTCAAAAAAAATTATTAAAACTCTGGCAGAAGCAACAAAAGACTTCGACGGACTTCAAATTGACTTTGAGCTTGTTCCAAAACGAGATGCTGAAAATTTCAAAATTTTTCTTAAAAAACTGAAAAAAGCAATCGGCAAAGACAAAATGCTTTCTGTTTGCGTTCCTGCAAGAACAAAGACAGTTCAAGATGATGTCTACGATTACAAAGAGCTTTCATCTTGCGCAGACAGAATTTTTATAATGGCTTACGATCAGCACTGGGCAACAAGCGCACCCGGTCCGGTTTCTGGAATGGACTGGTGCAAAAAAATTGCAGACCATGCATTGAATACAATTCCAGTTGAAAAAATAATAATGGGCTTGCCTTTCTACGGAAGAAGCTGGACAGAACCAAATTTTTCCAAAGCATGGTATAACAGCGGAATCAACAGAATCCTTGGCGAAAATTCTGCATTAGAAGAAGTTCAAAGAACTGAAGGAATTCCGCATTTTGAATTCAAAACAGAAATTACAGTAAAAGGCTGGTTTGACGACAAAGAATCTTTAGCCGCAAGATGTCTTATGCTTTCTGAAAAAAACATTCCAAATGCTGGATTCTGGAGAATTGGTCAGGAAGACAAAGAGTTCTGGCAAATTCTTTCTGTTCCAGATTAATTTTTCATCAATATCCATCACTCATGCTTCTGTTTATATCACGCTGATAAAGTTCCTGATAAACAAGGCTACGTTTCTTTAAGTCATCTTTTGTTTCCTGCGGGAAAGGAATATAACGCCAGAAAATTCCACGGACTTCTTTTTCAAGCTTCTGTGTTCCCATGGATTCTTTTGTCATCCAAAGAATATAGTCTTCTATAAAGAACTGCTTTATGTCGCCCTTCATTTTGTGCTCTTCAAGATACTGATAATAATGTCCAGTAAGTCCATCGCTCATCCAGTCAAATGAAGCTTTCTCTTTTGCAACCTGCCATCTTAAATCAGCAACCGCAGTAAGACACGCAATCTTTAAATCACGCGGATACATCGGAATCGCAATACGTCCGCGGCTAGAAAGTCTGTTGTAACGGTCAAATGGCTCCCAGCAAAATCCAACATCGCCATAAGTTGGAACAAGCAAAACATAAGGAACAATTCTATGAGGAATATTTTTATGTATACGGCAAAAGCACTGCGGGTCAATCGATTCTATCCAAGAAAGCTCGCGGATTACATTTTCGCGGAATCCAGTTCCTTTTTCTGTGCAGTGGAAAAATTCCCTTGTAAAAATCGGATACTGATTTCCCTGACGGCCGCAAGTCATTTTTGCCATCTGGCGGATTGTGTTCATTTCGCCAAGAATTTCTTCTTTTCCAACGTTAACTTCTTCCACAAAGTTAGTTGACTTGTCATTGAGGCTCTGCTCAGTCTGTTTTGCTTCCTTGAAATCCTCAAGATGCTTTGAAAGCTCCTTGTCTATTTTTTGAAGCTGACGAAAATCATTTATAACATCAGAAAAAAGTTTTCTTTGCAAATCTGTGTAAGGATTTTTATGCGGCTCAAGTCCGGGCAATGAATCATGCTGAAAAATATCACGGATTTTGCCTTCAACAGAATTTTCCAAGCTAGCCCTTTCAGCTTCCTTTGCGTTTAAAAGGCTTTCTGAGGTCTGTATTTTTCCGCTGTTCTTGCTTTTTAAAGCCATGATATGCTGTTGTTCCGCAGCAGGTCCTTTTGCAACTCCTCTTGTTGGAACTTCATCAGTCGTACTAGGCTTCATGTGTCCAAGCGCAACAGAACGAATCCATTCATCCATATAAAGAATCGGCTCATAAGTATTGTTCTTGTCTATTGCACGGGCAAACATATTTTTTTGTTCTGGAGTTGCCAAGGACGGAAGCAAAATACCGAACCGCATAGCCATTCGCTTGCAGTCTTCAATGGAAGAACTTGCCATTTTTGGCGCAAGACTTCTTAAAAATTCCCAATAAGCCGTGATTATCTGCTGGCGGTAAACTGTGCGGTCTTTTTTATCCTGGCAATTAAGATATTTTACCAAAAGCGAATGAAGCCTCTGGGAACTTGCGCCTTCTCCTGTAAGGCATTTTTTATAATACGAAGGATCATCGTAGCATTTGCTTGGAGTATCTTCAAAATATTTTTCAATTGGAGCAAATGATTTTATATTTAAATCAACTTCAGGAACACAGCCGTTCATTTTGGGCTTGCCTGACGCTTTTTCAGATACAAAATTTTCAAAGTCTTTATTCTGCGGTCCGCCAAAAGAAGAAATTCCGTCTTTTTTAGGCACATTTAATTCCACTTCTGGAATTTCATCTTGAGTGTCAGCAAGCAAAGCGGCAATACTTGGATCAATATCATCATCAAAAGCCATGTTGTTCTCCAACTTTATTTAAATGCATTTTATAAAAAAAATTTCATCTTAATTATAACATGACTGTCTCAGTATTGCAAAGCAATAAATGTTATAAACAAAATCTATAGCCAAGTATAAAAATATAATAATTGACAGTTAGGGCAAGAAAAGATATTTTTAGCTTATCTTAAATATTTTTGGAGGAAGAAAATGAAAAAAATATTAACATTGGCTGCGGCAGTTTTTGCAGCCGCTCTTTTGTCTGCACAGGCAAAACTAAAAGTTGGAGCAACTCCTGTTCCCCATGCAGAAATGCTCAATCTTGTAAAAGATGATTTAAAGGCTCAGGGTGTTGACATTCAGGTTATTGAAATGACAGATTATGTTATTCTCAACGATGCCCTTGAAAGCGGCGAGCTTGATGCAAACTTTGACCAGCACATTCCTTACATGGAATCCACAAACAAGGAAAAAGGCTATCACCTTGTAAATGCAGGCGGAATCCACATCGAGCCAATCGCCCTTTATTCAAAAAAAGTTTCAAAGCTTTCTGATTTGAAGAAAAAGGCGACAATTGCAATTCCAAACGATCCTACAAACGGCGGACGCGCGCTTTTGCTTCTTCAGGCAGCAGGACTTATTGAACTTAAAAAAGATGCAGGAATAACAGCGACAACACTCGACATAGCAAAGAATCCGCTTAAGCTGAAATTCAAGGAGCTTGACGCAGCTTCAATTCCACGCACTTTGAACGATGTTGATGCGGCTGTTATCAACGGAAACTATGCAATCCCGGCAGGACTTTCAGCAACAAAAGACGGACTTTTTGTAGAAGGAAAAGATTCACCTTATGTTAACATTATCGCTGTAAAAGACGGAAACCAGAATGATCCTCGTGTAAAAGCACTTGTAAAGGCATTGCAGAGTGACAAAATCAAGAATTACATTTCTGAAAAATTCAAAGACGGTGAAGTCGTAGCCGCATTCTAAAATTAAGTTTTACAGACAAAGCGGACTGTTCAAGAAGTTTTGATAAATTCTTGGGCAGTCCATTTTTTATTTAGATTGAATATCAAGTTTTATAATTTAATGTCATTATCCAGCTTGACTGGATAATTAATGAAAATCTACAGCAGATTGCCGTGCCAAGCACAGTAATGACAGCTAATCAGTTAATTTTTCAAAAACTCAAAATACAGACATATTTAAATTGAAATCTGCTTTAATATTTTTGTAAGTTCTGTTTTTTCTATTAAATCGATTGGGCGGCCTTCAATATATTTTTTGCTTTCCTCTGAAAAAATTCCTGCGGAAACACAAAATCCGCGCTCAGCATTTACATCGCTCATGTGCTCATGGAATTCCCTGATGTAAATTTCGCCGACAGAACCTGTTGTCCTGAAAAATCTGAACAATACAACATCTTGCCAAGTTGCCGCAAAAATTTCAGTTAGAATATCAGTATAAAGCGAGTCGTTTTCTATATTTTGAATTTTTACGTTTGAATTTTTATATTTAGTCAAAATAAATTTACGGCAAAGCGTTACAAAATCGTTGCTATTTGCGGAAATATAAATCTGCAGGTTGTTGTTCTGGCTTAGCTCCTGGTAACGGTTTATAAGCGAATTTACATCCTTGTAATTCTGAACAGAATTTCGGATTGCCTTTAAAAGCGCAAGACCTTTTGCAATCTGATTCTTTTCAAAATAACAGCGGGCAAGGTTGTATTCAATTTCAACCCTTATATCAGAAGGCTCGTTTTCATGCTTAAGTCCGATTTCATAATCCTGAATTGCGGAATTCAAGTCATTTATTTTTGTATGAAAAATTCCGGCTCTAAGACAAGACCTTGCGCCGTAAACAGGATCAGCTCTAAGATGCATAAAAATTTTTATAGCACGGTCGCCGCGTCCTTCCTGAAACATCGCATCCGACATATTGAAAAGCGCTTCTTTATTTGAAGGATCCTCATCTAAAGCTTTTTTAAAGAAAGAAAGACATTCTCGGTATTTCTTGGCAAAATAAAGACTTTGTGCAAGCAAAAAATAAACGCCGGTAGATTCAGGTTTGGCAAGAATCGCTTTTTTAAACAAAGGCACGGATTTTTCATAAAGCTTTTGGTTGAACATTGCCTTGCCAAGGTAAAAATTATTTTCAAAGCTGACTGAATTTATTTTGTATGCGCTCACCAAAGCCTGAACTGCTTCTGGATTTTTTC contains the following coding sequences:
- a CDS encoding glycosyl hydrolase family 18 protein, whose amino-acid sequence is MKKVITFIALTVLSACAFSQNKIKFNETWSYVLTGYENEFSADLPITDLCYFSAEINEYGEIPSIPNRETVPPEFNGRVHIVAICESRSLSHFVIDPKYKVSKKIIKTLAEATKDFDGLQIDFELVPKRDAENFKIFLKKLKKAIGKDKMLSVCVPARTKTVQDDVYDYKELSSCADRIFIMAYDQHWATSAPGPVSGMDWCKKIADHALNTIPVEKIIMGLPFYGRSWTEPNFSKAWYNSGINRILGENSALEEVQRTEGIPHFEFKTEITVKGWFDDKESLAARCLMLSEKNIPNAGFWRIGQEDKEFWQILSVPD
- a CDS encoding MetQ/NlpA family ABC transporter substrate-binding protein, which encodes MKKILTLAAAVFAAALLSAQAKLKVGATPVPHAEMLNLVKDDLKAQGVDIQVIEMTDYVILNDALESGELDANFDQHIPYMESTNKEKGYHLVNAGGIHIEPIALYSKKVSKLSDLKKKATIAIPNDPTNGGRALLLLQAAGLIELKKDAGITATTLDIAKNPLKLKFKELDAASIPRTLNDVDAAVINGNYAIPAGLSATKDGLFVEGKDSPYVNIIAVKDGNQNDPRVKALVKALQSDKIKNYISEKFKDGEVVAAF
- a CDS encoding tetratricopeptide repeat protein, whose protein sequence is MSYLIAGVIMIALVAVLTLFMGKNGGGSTKDKKTSNRNKAQIIKEANKKLAKNPHDPAGLIPLGDVYFSSQIWDKAYLIYNDLSKLDSKSGFVNLGECFLRLGISALQLGKNPEAVQALVSAYKINSVSFENNFYLGKAMFNQKLYEKSVPLFKKAILAKPESTGVYFLLAQSLYFAKKYRECLSFFKKALDEDPSNKEALFNMSDAMFQEGRGDRAIKIFMHLRADPVYGARSCLRAGIFHTKINDLNSAIQDYEIGLKHENEPSDIRVEIEYNLARCYFEKNQIAKGLALLKAIRNSVQNYKDVNSLINRYQELSQNNNLQIYISANSNDFVTLCRKFILTKYKNSNVKIQNIENDSLYTDILTEIFAATWQDVVLFRFFRTTGSVGEIYIREFHEHMSDVNAERGFCVSAGIFSEESKKYIEGRPIDLIEKTELTKILKQISI